A genomic region of Nostoc sp. UHCC 0702 contains the following coding sequences:
- a CDS encoding transposase: MKYNPARHHRHSIRLKGYDYSQAGAYFVTICTHQRQCLFGAIADGTMELNEFGKIVADEWMRTLDIRPDFELDEWIIMPNHLHGIVTIKQSVQPTVGAYSCTPLPTPMLYRRPRSLSSFIAGFKSATTKRINLDRNAPGTLIWQRNYYDHIIRNESSLQKIRHYVQTNPIVWMKDQLHPNNPSKW; encoded by the coding sequence ATGAAATATAACCCTGCAAGACACCATCGGCACTCAATTCGACTGAAGGGATATGATTATTCTCAAGCTGGAGCCTATTTTGTCACTATTTGCACCCATCAAAGACAATGCTTGTTTGGGGCGATCGCAGATGGCACGATGGAGTTAAATGAATTTGGCAAGATTGTAGCCGATGAATGGATGCGAACATTAGATATTCGACCTGATTTTGAATTGGATGAATGGATTATAATGCCCAATCACCTGCACGGTATTGTGACCATCAAACAATCTGTACAACCAACCGTAGGGGCGTACAGCTGTACGCCCCTACCAACGCCCATGTTGTATCGTAGACCGCGATCGCTATCATCCTTCATTGCTGGATTCAAATCGGCTACGACTAAACGCATCAACCTTGATCGTAATGCTCCTGGAACATTAATTTGGCAGCGTAATTATTACGATCATATTATTCGTAATGAATCATCACTGCAAAAGATTCGTCATTATGTCCAGACGAATCCAATAGTCTGGATGAAGGATCAATTGCATCCAAATAATCCTTCCAAATGGTGA
- a CDS encoding aldehyde dehydrogenase family protein, which produces MTKPIEVRNPRTGKYDYVIIPPPPKLLAQQCSRARRAQPRWYQLGVEGRIAALQAWKQALLSERDRLLEALVNDTGRLSISKLEIDSFFSSIDRWCGLAPDLLQESAKNTAIPFIALQQLSVPYCLVGVISPWNFPLLLSTIDAIPALLAGCAVIIKPSEIAPRFVAPLITAINAVPELRDILGFVEGAGETGTNLIDNVDLICFTGSVATGRKVAEAAAKRFIPAFLELGGKDPAIVLESANLELATSAILWGSVVNTGQSCLSIERIYVAESLFEEFYHLLIAKASRLQLAYPTVESGELGPIIAERQAAIISEHLQDAVEKGAIIHCGGKVEALNGGWWCRPTVITQVNHSMKVMTEETFGPIMPVMPFPTVEEAVYLANDSIFGLSAAVFAGSEAEALAVADQIDAGAISINDAALTAIMHEGEKNAFKLSGMGGSRMGPAALKRFMRKKACLIKTNSNSDPWWFDNS; this is translated from the coding sequence ATGACAAAACCAATAGAAGTCCGCAACCCTAGGACTGGAAAATATGATTATGTGATTATTCCGCCGCCGCCGAAGCTTTTGGCGCAGCAATGTAGCCGCGCCCGCAGGGCACAACCGCGTTGGTATCAACTGGGTGTGGAAGGCAGAATTGCAGCTTTACAAGCATGGAAGCAAGCTTTATTATCGGAACGCGATCGCCTGTTGGAGGCTTTGGTTAATGATACGGGCAGATTGTCCATCTCAAAGTTGGAAATCGATTCTTTTTTCTCTAGCATTGATCGCTGGTGTGGGTTAGCGCCAGATTTGTTACAAGAATCTGCAAAAAATACAGCTATCCCGTTTATCGCTTTACAACAATTATCTGTTCCTTACTGCCTAGTCGGGGTCATTAGCCCGTGGAATTTTCCGCTGCTGCTGTCTACAATTGATGCTATTCCGGCATTACTGGCGGGTTGTGCTGTAATTATCAAACCGAGTGAAATTGCCCCCCGCTTTGTCGCACCGCTAATTACTGCAATCAATGCTGTGCCAGAATTGCGTGACATCTTGGGTTTTGTTGAGGGTGCAGGGGAAACAGGTACAAATTTAATTGACAATGTGGATTTAATATGCTTTACAGGCAGTGTCGCCACTGGGCGAAAAGTTGCAGAGGCGGCTGCTAAACGGTTTATTCCTGCTTTTTTAGAATTAGGGGGGAAAGACCCGGCGATCGTTTTAGAATCAGCGAATTTAGAATTAGCTACTTCAGCAATTTTGTGGGGTTCAGTGGTCAACACTGGGCAATCATGCCTGTCAATTGAGCGCATTTATGTTGCTGAATCTCTCTTTGAAGAATTTTATCATTTACTAATAGCAAAAGCTTCCCGTCTTCAACTAGCTTATCCCACAGTTGAAAGTGGAGAACTTGGGCCTATTATTGCTGAAAGACAAGCAGCAATTATTAGCGAACATCTGCAAGATGCGGTGGAAAAAGGAGCAATTATTCACTGCGGTGGCAAAGTTGAAGCATTAAACGGCGGTTGGTGGTGTCGTCCGACGGTAATCACTCAGGTGAATCATTCTATGAAAGTGATGACTGAAGAGACTTTTGGCCCCATTATGCCAGTCATGCCTTTCCCTACAGTTGAAGAAGCGGTATATTTGGCAAATGATTCAATTTTTGGGTTAAGTGCTGCGGTTTTTGCAGGTTCGGAAGCTGAAGCGTTAGCTGTTGCTGATCAAATAGATGCAGGTGCTATCAGTATTAATGATGCAGCTCTCACCGCCATTATGCACGAAGGAGAGAAAAACGCCTTCAAACTCTCCGGGATGGGTGGGTCGCGCATGGGGCCTGCGGCGCTGAAACGGTTCATGAGGAAAAAAGCTTGTTTGATTAAAACTAATTCTAATAGTGACCCTTGGTGGTTT
- a CDS encoding nitrilase, with product MADNSDNFNSFRALALQVTCYAVNQTRDRQEARALMLNSINRLAQQIAASIAFIGSDCRLIVLPEYFLTGFPMGEPLAVWADKACLEMAGAEYEALGKIAQKHQIFLAGNAYEIDPNFPGLYFQTCFVIDPSGTIVLRYRRLNSLFAPTPGDVWDKYLDCYGLEGVFPVAKTAIGNLAALASEEILYPEVARCLTMRGAEIFLHSTSEVYGKTLAPKDAAKISRAVENMAYVVSANTAGIANISIPVASADGGSKIIDHRGIVLAETATGESMAAFAEIDLAALRRDRRRPGLHNILSRQRFEIYAQSYSESQFYPANTMLNQEVDRKHFIQTQQATIERLAKLGII from the coding sequence ATGGCAGATAATAGTGATAATTTCAACTCATTTCGTGCTTTGGCATTGCAAGTTACATGCTATGCAGTCAATCAAACACGCGATCGCCAAGAAGCTCGTGCGTTGATGCTAAACTCTATCAATCGCTTAGCACAACAAATTGCTGCTAGTATTGCTTTTATTGGCTCGGACTGTCGTTTAATTGTATTGCCAGAATATTTTCTCACTGGTTTCCCGATGGGAGAACCTTTAGCAGTATGGGCTGACAAAGCTTGTTTAGAAATGGCGGGTGCTGAGTATGAAGCACTTGGTAAAATTGCTCAAAAACATCAAATCTTTTTAGCTGGTAATGCTTACGAAATTGACCCCAATTTTCCAGGGTTGTATTTTCAAACTTGCTTTGTGATTGACCCTTCGGGAACAATTGTTTTACGTTATCGGCGGCTAAATTCTTTATTTGCCCCTACACCTGGCGATGTCTGGGATAAATATCTCGACTGTTACGGGTTAGAGGGGGTTTTTCCTGTAGCGAAAACGGCAATTGGTAATTTAGCAGCTTTAGCATCGGAAGAAATTTTGTATCCAGAGGTGGCGCGGTGTCTGACGATGCGAGGTGCGGAGATTTTTTTACACTCCACCTCAGAAGTGTATGGCAAGACGTTAGCGCCTAAAGATGCTGCGAAAATCTCTCGTGCTGTAGAAAATATGGCATACGTAGTTTCAGCTAATACGGCAGGCATAGCGAATATTTCCATCCCTGTTGCTTCTGCTGATGGTGGTTCTAAAATTATCGACCATCGCGGAATAGTATTAGCAGAGACAGCTACAGGCGAAAGTATGGCAGCGTTTGCAGAGATAGACCTAGCAGCATTACGCCGCGATCGCCGTCGCCCTGGGTTACATAATATACTCTCACGCCAGCGGTTTGAGATATACGCCCAAAGCTACAGCGAGTCACAATTTTACCCAGCAAACACCATGCTTAACCAAGAAGTAGACCGCAAACACTTTATCCAAACACAACAAGCAACAATTGAACGTCTGGCAAAATTGGGAATAATTTGA